The Chryseobacterium nakagawai genome has a segment encoding these proteins:
- the fbaA gene encoding class II fructose-bisphosphate aldolase: MSRIFPAGVATGQLVTDIFQYAKENKFALPAVNVIGSSNINATMETAAKLNSPVIIQFSNGGAAFNAGKGLSNDGQKSAILGAIAGAKHIHTLAEAYGATVILHTDHCAKKLLPWIDGLMDANEEFFKQTGKSLYSSHMLDLSEEPLEENIEISAQYFERMAKLQMTLEVEIGVTGGEEDGVDNSDVDNSKLYTQPEDVAYTYEKLKAISDNFTIAAAFGNVHGVYKPGNVVLTPKILDNSQKYVQEKFGTADKPINFVFHGGSGSTLEEIREAIDYGVIKMNIDTDLQFAYTEGVRDYMVNNIDYLRAQIGNPKGEEKPNKKFYDPRVWVRKGEDTFSTRLVQAFEDLNNVNTLK, encoded by the coding sequence ATGAGCAGAATTTTTCCGGCAGGAGTTGCCACAGGTCAGTTAGTTACTGATATTTTTCAGTATGCTAAAGAAAACAAATTTGCATTACCTGCAGTAAACGTAATTGGATCAAGCAACATAAACGCTACAATGGAAACTGCAGCGAAATTAAACTCTCCTGTAATTATTCAGTTTTCAAACGGTGGAGCGGCTTTCAATGCAGGAAAAGGATTAAGCAATGACGGACAAAAGTCTGCAATCTTAGGAGCTATCGCAGGAGCAAAACATATTCATACTCTTGCAGAAGCTTACGGGGCAACTGTAATTCTTCACACAGACCACTGTGCAAAGAAATTATTGCCTTGGATTGACGGATTAATGGATGCTAACGAAGAATTCTTCAAGCAGACAGGAAAATCTCTTTACTCTTCTCATATGTTAGACCTTTCTGAAGAGCCTTTAGAAGAAAACATTGAAATTTCAGCTCAATATTTCGAAAGAATGGCTAAACTTCAGATGACTCTTGAAGTAGAAATCGGAGTAACCGGAGGTGAAGAAGATGGTGTTGACAACTCAGACGTTGATAACTCTAAATTATATACTCAACCTGAAGATGTAGCTTATACTTATGAAAAATTAAAAGCTATTTCTGACAACTTTACGATTGCGGCTGCATTTGGTAATGTACACGGAGTTTATAAACCAGGAAACGTGGTTCTTACTCCAAAAATCCTTGACAACTCTCAGAAATATGTTCAGGAGAAATTCGGAACTGCTGATAAGCCAATTAACTTTGTATTCCATGGAGGTTCAGGATCTACTTTGGAAGAAATCAGAGAAGCAATCGACTACGGAGTAATCAAAATGAATATCGATACTGACCTTCAGTTTGCATACACAGAAGGAGTTAGAGATTATATGGTAAATAATATTGATTATTTAAGAGCTCAAATCGGGAACCCTAAAGGAGAAGAAAAACCAAATAAAAAATTCTATGACCCAAGAGTTTGGGTAAGAAAA
- a CDS encoding NAD kinase — translation MKAAIYSQKKDLDTFLYLSKFISELETRGVKSVLYDEMAEALQFSKIFETFNNKQDLLDKEVDLFFTFGGDGTIVNSLTFIEDLEIPVVGVNTGRLGFLAFFTKEEAFKELDSILKGDVKTSRRSVIEVVSPNLEGSFPYALNDVTISRKETTSMITVDSYINNEFLNVFWGDGVIISTPTGSTAYSLSCGGPIISPNNENFVITPIAPHNLNVRPLVVNDKVEIKFRVESRVPQYSLSLDSRLIHIETDKEIIIRKADFQLLLVQPNNLSFYETIRQKLLWGRDKRN, via the coding sequence ATGAAGGCAGCCATATATTCTCAGAAAAAAGATCTTGATACTTTTTTATATTTAAGCAAGTTTATCTCTGAACTTGAAACCAGAGGGGTAAAATCTGTTCTGTATGATGAAATGGCTGAAGCACTTCAGTTTTCAAAAATTTTCGAAACGTTCAATAATAAACAGGACCTTTTAGATAAGGAGGTAGATCTTTTCTTTACCTTCGGTGGAGATGGAACCATTGTAAATTCCCTTACATTTATTGAAGATCTTGAGATCCCAGTCGTAGGTGTAAATACCGGAAGATTAGGATTTCTTGCCTTTTTTACCAAAGAAGAGGCCTTTAAAGAACTGGATTCTATCTTAAAAGGAGATGTAAAAACAAGTCGCCGTTCAGTTATTGAAGTAGTTTCTCCCAATCTGGAAGGATCTTTTCCTTATGCCTTAAATGACGTAACTATTTCAAGAAAGGAGACCACCTCCATGATTACGGTAGATTCTTATATTAATAATGAATTTTTAAATGTATTCTGGGGTGACGGCGTAATTATCTCCACTCCTACCGGATCTACAGCTTATTCTTTAAGCTGTGGTGGTCCTATCATCTCTCCGAATAACGAAAACTTCGTCATCACTCCTATTGCCCCTCACAATCTGAATGTGAGACCATTAGTGGTCAATGACAAAGTGGAAATCAAATTCAGAGTAGAAAGCAGAGTACCTCAATATTCATTGTCTTTAGACTCCAGACTGATCCATATTGAAACCGATAAGGAAATCATCATCAGAAAAGCAGACTTTCAGCTTCTTCTGGTACAACCCAACAATTTGAGCTTTTACGAAACCATCCGTCAGAAGCTGCTTTGGGGGCGTGACAAAAGAAATTAA